A region of Pelagicoccus sp. SDUM812003 DNA encodes the following proteins:
- the ilvE gene encoding branched-chain-amino-acid transaminase: MKIYLDGQFVDKEDAKISVFDHGLLYGDGIFEGIRLYRNCVYRLDEHLERLEYSAKAILLDMPWSREELSELVCESCRVNNLSDGYIRLLVTRGPGSLGLSPNSCPKPSLIIIADKIALYPEECYSEGLSIVTVPTRRTNPAALNPGVKSLNYLNNIMAKIEAAQAGALEAIMLNDQGYVAECTGDNLFIVHKGKMYTPDAANGALRGITRQAVIDIAREQGLEVRECNLTRYEIWNADECFLTGTAAELIPVVKLDSRVIGDGAPGKVTKQLHAAFHDEVISHGTML, from the coding sequence ATGAAGATTTATCTGGACGGGCAGTTTGTGGACAAGGAGGACGCCAAGATTTCGGTTTTCGATCATGGCCTGCTTTATGGCGATGGGATATTCGAAGGGATTCGCCTGTACAGGAACTGCGTGTACCGTCTGGACGAGCATCTGGAGCGTTTGGAGTACTCCGCCAAGGCTATTCTGCTGGACATGCCATGGAGCCGCGAGGAGCTGTCCGAGCTGGTGTGCGAGTCCTGTCGGGTGAACAACCTGAGCGACGGCTACATTCGCCTGCTGGTGACGCGTGGACCGGGGAGCTTGGGCTTGTCGCCGAACTCCTGTCCCAAGCCGTCTCTGATCATCATCGCCGACAAGATCGCCCTCTATCCGGAGGAGTGCTACTCCGAGGGCCTTTCCATCGTGACGGTGCCGACGCGTCGCACCAATCCCGCGGCTCTCAATCCGGGCGTGAAGTCTCTGAACTACCTGAACAACATCATGGCGAAGATCGAAGCGGCTCAGGCCGGCGCCTTGGAGGCGATCATGCTGAACGATCAGGGCTACGTTGCGGAGTGCACGGGGGACAATCTTTTCATCGTTCACAAGGGCAAGATGTACACGCCCGACGCGGCGAATGGGGCCTTACGGGGCATCACGCGCCAGGCGGTGATCGACATCGCTCGGGAGCAAGGTCTCGAGGTGCGGGAGTGCAATCTGACCCGCTACGAGATTTGGAACGCGGACGAGTGTTTCCTCACCGGCACCGCGGCGGAGTTGATCCCGGTGGTGAAGCTGGATTCGCGGGTTATTGGAGACGGCGCCCCGGGCAAGGTGACCAAGCAGCTGCACGCGGCGTTTCACGACGAAGTGATCAGTCACGGCACCATGCTGTAG
- a CDS encoding UvrB/UvrC motif-containing protein codes for MAKPLKCDVCDKPATVHLTQIINNQIHKIDLCEACAEQKGITDPSGYSLADLLVKPDATAGVEVDAMVCPECGCSQRDFKKTGRVGCSVCYDTFDALVTPALVNMHRGDRHRGKVPQRALERKSFIERLSALESNLNDAIHSERYEDAARVRDEIIELKKAMAESAKEA; via the coding sequence ATGGCGAAGCCACTGAAATGCGATGTCTGCGACAAGCCGGCAACCGTGCACTTGACGCAGATTATCAACAATCAGATTCACAAGATCGACCTTTGCGAAGCGTGCGCCGAGCAGAAGGGCATCACTGATCCGAGCGGCTACTCCCTGGCGGACCTGCTGGTCAAGCCGGACGCGACCGCTGGAGTGGAAGTCGATGCCATGGTCTGCCCGGAGTGCGGATGCTCGCAGCGCGATTTCAAGAAGACGGGACGGGTGGGCTGCTCGGTTTGCTACGACACCTTCGACGCCTTGGTGACGCCGGCTTTGGTGAACATGCATCGGGGCGACAGGCACCGCGGAAAGGTGCCTCAGCGAGCGTTGGAGCGAAAGAGCTTCATCGAGCGGCTCAGCGCGTTGGAGTCCAATCTCAACGACGCGATCCACAGCGAGCGCTACGAGGACGCGGCTCGCGTGCGTGACGAGATCATCGAATTGAAGAAAGCCATGGCCGAGTCGGCCAAGGAGGCGTAG